In the genome of Gordonia rubripertincta, one region contains:
- the metX gene encoding homoserine O-acetyltransferase MetX has translation MSVSIDLNAQASDQPDWESVPDGKLVGMSIGSLPLDSGERIDNVTLAFQRWGTLSPSRDNVILTLHALTGDSHVTGPADAEHETPGWWDGLIGPGQAIDTDEWCVISANVLGGCKGSTGPGSLASDGRPWGSRFPQITVLDQVRAEVALLDRLGIRSVGAVLGGSMGGARALEWAIEYPDRVRSALVLAVGARATADQIGIQTTQIAAIKSDPAWHGGNYHGTGQTPLTGMGIARQIAHLSYRSEPELDERFANEPQGDEQPLLGGRYAVQSYLEHQASKLMQRFDPGSYVVLTEVLNHHDVGRNRGGVKKALNECKVPVIVGGIDSDRLYPLRLQAELAEELGNCVGGLQVVRSDTGHDGFLTEFDAISDLLKRTVELARRDA, from the coding sequence TTGTCGGTGAGTATCGACCTGAACGCGCAAGCGTCTGATCAGCCCGACTGGGAATCGGTCCCGGACGGGAAGCTCGTCGGCATGAGCATCGGCTCGCTGCCTCTCGACAGCGGCGAACGGATCGACAACGTCACCCTGGCGTTCCAGCGCTGGGGGACGTTGTCGCCGTCCCGCGACAACGTCATCCTCACCCTGCACGCCCTCACCGGCGACTCCCACGTCACCGGTCCCGCCGACGCCGAGCACGAGACGCCCGGCTGGTGGGACGGCCTCATCGGCCCGGGCCAGGCGATCGACACCGATGAGTGGTGCGTCATCTCGGCCAACGTGCTCGGCGGCTGCAAGGGCTCGACCGGTCCCGGGTCCCTCGCCTCCGATGGCCGTCCCTGGGGTTCACGGTTCCCGCAGATAACCGTGCTCGACCAGGTCCGCGCCGAGGTCGCACTCCTCGACCGCCTCGGAATCCGCAGCGTCGGAGCAGTTCTCGGCGGTTCGATGGGTGGAGCCCGTGCACTCGAGTGGGCCATCGAATACCCGGACCGCGTCCGAAGCGCACTGGTGCTGGCCGTCGGCGCCCGCGCCACCGCCGACCAGATCGGCATCCAGACCACTCAGATCGCCGCCATCAAGTCCGACCCGGCCTGGCACGGCGGCAACTACCACGGAACCGGCCAGACGCCGCTGACCGGGATGGGCATCGCCCGTCAGATCGCGCACCTGTCCTACCGCAGCGAACCGGAACTCGACGAGCGCTTCGCCAATGAACCGCAGGGCGACGAGCAGCCGCTGCTCGGTGGCCGGTACGCCGTCCAGAGCTACCTCGAGCACCAGGCGTCGAAGCTGATGCAGCGTTTCGACCCGGGCAGTTACGTGGTGCTCACCGAGGTCCTCAACCATCACGACGTCGGCCGCAACCGCGGCGGCGTCAAGAAGGCGCTCAACGAGTGCAAGGTCCCGGTCATCGTCGGCGGGATCGATTCGGATCGCCTGTACCCGTTGCGGTTACAAGCCGAGCTCGCCGAAGAACTGGGCAACTGCGTCGGCGGCCTGCAGGTCGTGCGATCCGACACCGGACACGACGGCTTCCTCACCGAGTTCGACGCCATCAGCGACCTGCTCAAGCGCACGGTCGAGCTCGCACGCCGCGACGCCTGA
- a CDS encoding bifunctional o-acetylhomoserine/o-acetylserine sulfhydrylase — MSDANEGTNPADNWSFETKQIHVGQAADAATNARALPIYQTTSYVFNDTQHAANLFGLAEPGNIYTRIMNPTQDAVEQRIAALEGGVAALLVSSGQAAETYSILNIVESGGHVVSSPRLYGGTYNLFHYTLPKLGIEVSFVEDPEDPASWQAAIKDNTRALYGESISNPNNEILDIKGISEVAHRNGLPLIIDNTVATPYLINPLAHGADVVVHSATKYIGGHGTAIGGVIVDGGTFDWRVQRDGKDLFPGFTTPDPSYHGAVFADLGAPAYALKARVQWLRDTGAAIAPFNAFLLAQGLETLSLRIERHVSNAQKVAKFLEGHAQVESVAYAGLESSPWYQRGQELAPKGQGAIIAFEINGGVDAGKKFVDALTLHSHVANIGDVRSLVIHPASTTHSQLTPEEQLAAGVTPGLVRLAVGIEGIDDILADLEQGFAAAK, encoded by the coding sequence ATGTCTGATGCCAACGAAGGCACCAATCCGGCCGACAACTGGAGCTTCGAGACCAAGCAGATCCACGTGGGCCAGGCCGCCGACGCAGCCACGAACGCCCGGGCGCTGCCGATCTACCAGACCACCTCCTACGTCTTCAACGACACGCAGCACGCGGCGAACCTCTTCGGTCTCGCGGAGCCGGGCAACATCTACACCCGCATCATGAACCCGACCCAGGACGCGGTCGAGCAGCGGATCGCGGCCCTGGAGGGTGGCGTCGCGGCTCTGCTCGTGTCGTCGGGTCAGGCCGCCGAGACCTACTCGATCCTGAACATCGTCGAGTCCGGCGGCCACGTGGTGTCGAGCCCGCGTCTGTACGGCGGCACCTACAACCTCTTCCACTACACCCTGCCGAAGCTGGGCATCGAGGTGAGCTTCGTCGAGGATCCCGAGGATCCCGCGTCGTGGCAGGCGGCCATCAAGGACAACACCCGTGCGCTGTACGGCGAGTCGATCTCGAACCCGAACAACGAGATCCTCGACATCAAGGGCATCTCCGAGGTCGCACACCGCAACGGCCTGCCGCTGATCATCGACAACACCGTCGCCACCCCGTACCTGATCAACCCGCTGGCCCACGGCGCCGACGTCGTCGTCCACTCGGCCACCAAGTACATCGGCGGACACGGCACCGCGATCGGTGGCGTGATCGTCGACGGCGGCACCTTCGACTGGCGCGTCCAGCGTGACGGTAAGGACCTGTTCCCCGGCTTCACCACCCCGGACCCCAGCTACCACGGTGCGGTCTTCGCCGACCTCGGCGCTCCGGCCTACGCACTCAAGGCCCGCGTGCAGTGGCTGCGCGACACCGGTGCGGCGATCGCCCCGTTCAACGCCTTCCTGCTCGCCCAGGGCCTCGAGACCCTGAGCCTGCGCATCGAGCGTCACGTCTCCAACGCGCAGAAGGTCGCGAAGTTCCTCGAGGGTCACGCCCAGGTCGAGTCCGTCGCCTACGCCGGTCTCGAGTCCTCGCCGTGGTACCAGCGCGGCCAGGAACTCGCTCCCAAGGGCCAGGGTGCGATCATCGCCTTCGAGATCAACGGCGGTGTGGACGCGGGCAAGAAGTTCGTCGACGCCCTGACCCTGCACAGCCATGTGGCCAACATCGGCGACGTCCGTTCGCTGGTGATCCATCCGGCCTCGACCACCCACAGCCAGCTGACCCCCGAGGAGCAGCTCGCCGCAGGTGTCACCCCGGGCCTGGTCCGCCTGGCCGTGGGTATCGAGGGAATCGACGACATCCTGGCGGACCTCGAACAGGGCTTCGCAGCCGCCAAATAG
- a CDS encoding cutinase family protein, which yields MRAMEHLRSRRTSFLIATATGVAVALSFGLVGGVPGAKADSCGAGAVVIVGGTNDPEGQYLVGVKQRYTGLGPDNQPDPNSPYAGDNAYQVIYADYPTTLWPLGATGYDSSVAQGTAATKSSIAGYQSQCQGKPVVVAGYSQGARVAGDVLSEIGNGTAGEVVAIDENGEPLLDDDGNPVMVTIDPDVISGELYSDPRRAGDKTGRGIELSMIGVIPGLTMSGPRGANGADAGFGTVSDRVVSVCIDGDPICDLPDPLYDPIGAIDGILGYQTKHFLYPYAMYRDPASQWATRPVSCSGAGTATGTVCMVGAKSAFAELVQGWANDIGYTGEIGDFLSGRPTIGLPLGITLANLQPVVRLVQGFLPPLPQLGYGAYLPDLFVFEDILQGIVSLSPARLMRGVNALAASVRSIVLLPVNFVRYWAGAIVGPTITSQPNALALPADDDSSTTLALARFVATVDDDPETTAPEIEAAGSGTGSPAVAEVAVGPSTGGTSTGGDTSTDGDTSTDGDTSIPAVEYDNTPAGGGGGTDPSTGGDPGVTRSETDSSAGPSSDDASGSAGPGGDSGSTDSGNSESGGSDSSGSGGPDSSSGGSTSDSAGSGSDSSSPGDSGGGSDSSSGGDSGSE from the coding sequence ATGCGGGCAATGGAGCATCTCAGGTCGCGTCGGACGTCGTTTCTGATCGCAACCGCGACCGGTGTGGCGGTGGCGTTGTCCTTCGGCCTGGTCGGCGGTGTCCCCGGGGCGAAGGCGGACTCGTGCGGCGCGGGCGCGGTCGTCATCGTGGGCGGCACCAACGACCCGGAGGGGCAGTACCTCGTCGGCGTGAAACAGCGCTACACGGGGCTCGGGCCCGACAACCAACCCGATCCGAACTCCCCGTACGCCGGCGACAACGCCTACCAGGTCATCTACGCGGACTACCCGACGACCCTGTGGCCGCTGGGAGCGACGGGATACGACTCGAGCGTCGCGCAGGGGACCGCGGCGACCAAGTCGTCGATCGCCGGCTACCAGTCGCAGTGTCAGGGCAAGCCCGTCGTCGTGGCCGGATACTCGCAGGGCGCCCGGGTGGCCGGTGACGTGCTGTCCGAGATCGGGAACGGCACGGCCGGTGAGGTCGTCGCGATCGACGAGAACGGTGAGCCGTTGCTCGACGACGACGGCAACCCGGTCATGGTGACCATCGACCCGGATGTCATCAGTGGCGAGCTGTACTCCGATCCGCGACGTGCCGGCGACAAGACCGGGCGGGGTATCGAGCTGTCGATGATCGGTGTGATCCCCGGTCTGACCATGTCGGGGCCGCGCGGCGCGAACGGTGCGGACGCCGGGTTCGGAACGGTGTCCGATCGTGTGGTGTCGGTGTGCATCGACGGCGACCCCATCTGTGACCTGCCGGATCCGTTGTACGACCCCATCGGTGCCATCGACGGCATCCTCGGATACCAGACGAAGCACTTCCTCTACCCGTATGCGATGTATCGCGACCCCGCGTCGCAGTGGGCGACGCGGCCGGTCTCGTGCAGCGGCGCGGGTACCGCGACCGGGACGGTCTGCATGGTCGGGGCGAAGTCCGCGTTCGCGGAGCTGGTCCAGGGCTGGGCCAACGACATCGGATACACCGGCGAGATCGGCGACTTCCTGTCCGGCCGTCCGACGATCGGCCTGCCGCTAGGCATCACGCTGGCCAATCTGCAGCCCGTCGTCCGGCTGGTCCAGGGATTCCTGCCGCCGCTACCGCAACTCGGTTACGGGGCCTATCTGCCCGACCTCTTCGTGTTCGAGGACATCCTGCAAGGCATCGTGAGCCTGTCCCCGGCCCGCCTCATGCGTGGTGTGAACGCACTCGCCGCCAGCGTGCGCAGCATCGTGTTGCTGCCGGTGAACTTCGTGCGGTACTGGGCGGGCGCGATCGTCGGACCGACGATCACCTCGCAGCCGAACGCCCTCGCACTGCCGGCCGACGACGACTCCTCCACAACACTTGCGCTGGCCCGGTTCGTCGCCACCGTCGACGACGATCCCGAGACCACAGCACCGGAGATCGAGGCAGCGGGCAGCGGTACCGGTTCGCCTGCGGTCGCCGAGGTGGCCGTCGGCCCGTCGACCGGGGGCACCTCGACGGGCGGGGACACCTCGACGGACGGGGACACCTCGACGGACGGGGACACCTCGATACCGGCCGTCGAATACGACAACACCCCGGCCGGCGGTGGAGGCGGGACCGACCCGTCGACCGGCGGCGATCCGGGCGTCACGCGGTCGGAGACCGACTCGTCGGCTGGACCGTCGAGTGACGACGCCTCGGGTTCGGCCGGTCCCGGCGGCGATTCCGGCAGCACCGACTCCGGGAACTCGGAGTCCGGCGGTTCGGACTCGAGCGGTTCCGGCGGCCCCGACAGCAGTAGCGGAGGTTCGACGTCGGACTCCGCCGGCAGCGGCTCGGATTCCAGCAGCCCCGGCGACAGCGGTGGCGGTTCGGACAGTTCCTCCGGCGGTGACTCCGGCTCGGAGTAA
- a CDS encoding MFS transporter: MPEAPTSTAGAPDGLALTALDDTTSDVAERPSSGISRRARRLTILALALGGFGIGTTEFVAMGLLPNIAGSLSVSEPTAGHVISAYALGVVVGAPLIAALTARMSRRVLLISLMVAFTIGNLATVLAPSYELLLVARFVAGLPHGAYFGVAALVAAHLAGPRNRAKAVGQVMLGLSVANVVGVPAAAWLGETFGWRTAFAIVVVVGVATVVSLSRVLPSLSGMTITDPLTELGALRRSQVWFTLVIGVVGFGGMFAFYTYLNSALTSVTGLPVSVVPIALMLYGLGMVTGNFVGGWAADRNVSTAILAGLSTSAVTLAAFAVLAENAWAALALTYLVALTGTTMIPALQTRLMDVAADAQTLAAALNHSALNIANAAGAFLGGVVVGAGWGFLSPAVIGAFLAVAGIAVAVVAFVTAGRRPVRA, encoded by the coding sequence GTGCCTGAAGCCCCCACGTCGACCGCCGGTGCACCGGACGGCCTCGCTCTCACCGCGCTCGACGACACGACATCGGACGTCGCTGAGCGTCCCTCATCGGGGATCTCGAGGCGTGCCCGCCGGCTGACCATCCTCGCGCTCGCCCTGGGCGGTTTCGGTATCGGGACCACCGAGTTCGTCGCGATGGGTCTGCTGCCGAACATCGCCGGGTCTCTAAGCGTCTCCGAGCCCACCGCCGGACACGTCATCTCTGCCTATGCACTCGGTGTGGTGGTCGGCGCTCCGCTGATCGCAGCGCTCACGGCGCGGATGTCACGGCGGGTGCTCCTGATCTCCCTGATGGTGGCATTCACCATCGGAAACCTCGCCACCGTCCTGGCGCCGTCGTACGAACTCCTTCTCGTGGCGCGATTCGTCGCCGGCCTTCCGCACGGTGCGTACTTCGGCGTCGCGGCGCTGGTCGCCGCGCACCTGGCGGGTCCGCGGAATCGCGCCAAGGCGGTCGGGCAGGTGATGCTCGGTCTGTCGGTCGCGAACGTCGTCGGCGTACCTGCCGCGGCCTGGCTGGGGGAGACGTTCGGTTGGCGCACCGCCTTCGCGATCGTCGTGGTCGTCGGCGTCGCGACCGTCGTCTCGCTGTCCCGCGTGCTTCCGAGCCTGTCCGGCATGACGATCACCGACCCGCTGACCGAGCTCGGCGCGCTCCGGCGATCGCAGGTGTGGTTCACCCTGGTGATCGGTGTCGTCGGCTTCGGCGGGATGTTCGCCTTCTACACGTACCTGAACTCGGCCCTCACCTCGGTGACGGGACTGCCGGTCTCGGTCGTCCCCATCGCCCTGATGCTGTATGGACTGGGCATGGTGACCGGCAACTTCGTCGGCGGCTGGGCGGCCGACCGCAACGTCTCGACCGCGATCCTCGCCGGACTGTCCACCAGTGCGGTGACGCTCGCAGCCTTCGCCGTACTCGCCGAGAATGCCTGGGCGGCACTCGCACTCACATACCTCGTCGCGCTGACCGGAACGACGATGATCCCCGCGCTACAGACACGCCTCATGGATGTGGCGGCCGACGCCCAGACGTTGGCCGCCGCCCTCAATCACTCGGCGCTCAACATCGCCAACGCCGCAGGTGCGTTCCTCGGGGGCGTGGTGGTCGGTGCCGGGTGGGGATTCCTGTCACCGGCGGTGATCGGCGCGTTCTTGGCCGTCGCCGGCATCGCGGTCGCGGTCGTCGCGTTCGTGACCGCGGGCCGGCGCCCGGTACGCGCCTGA
- the bfr gene encoding bacterioferritin — protein sequence MRGDDEVIALLNEQLTSELTAINQYFLHAKMQESWGLTEIAAKTRAESIEEMTHAEILTDRILFLDALPNYQRLLPLRIGQSIREQFESDMAIEVEVVERLRPGVAMCREKGDITSANLLEKILADEEEHIDYLETQLELINKLGEPLYLSKTIATPPTNG from the coding sequence ATGCGTGGCGACGACGAGGTCATTGCACTTCTCAACGAGCAGCTCACAAGCGAGCTGACCGCGATCAACCAGTACTTCCTCCACGCGAAGATGCAGGAGAGCTGGGGTCTCACGGAGATCGCCGCCAAGACCCGTGCCGAGTCCATCGAGGAGATGACGCACGCGGAGATCCTCACCGACCGCATCCTCTTCCTCGACGCGCTGCCGAACTACCAGCGCCTGCTGCCGCTGCGTATCGGTCAGTCCATCCGCGAACAGTTCGAGTCGGACATGGCGATCGAGGTCGAGGTCGTCGAACGCCTGCGCCCGGGCGTCGCGATGTGCCGCGAGAAGGGCGACATCACCAGCGCGAACCTCCTCGAGAAGATCCTCGCTGACGAGGAAGAGCACATCGACTACCTCGAGACGCAGCTCGAGCTGATCAACAAGCTCGGCGAGCCGCTCTACCTGTCGAAGACGATCGCGACGCCGCCCACCAACGGCTGA
- a CDS encoding (2Fe-2S)-binding protein, with amino-acid sequence MFVCICRAVTVDEVHEHCDAGAFTVDDISDRCGAGEGCGTCLEKLDSILSERLATSTSAA; translated from the coding sequence ATGTTCGTTTGTATTTGCCGCGCGGTCACCGTCGACGAGGTTCATGAGCACTGCGATGCCGGGGCTTTCACCGTCGACGACATCAGCGACCGCTGCGGCGCGGGCGAGGGATGCGGTACCTGCCTGGAGAAGCTCGACAGCATCCTGAGTGAAAGGCTGGCCACCTCGACGAGCGCTGCGTGA
- a CDS encoding exodeoxyribonuclease III produces MPLSLSTVNVNGIRAAVKHRSETNRGFLPWLEDSSLDVVLLQEVRASGDLARDALAPALDAGWHLTMSESSVKGHAGVGVLTRTEPAAVRFGFGSAEFDDLGRYLEVDLDTDLGPVTAASLYLPKGAALTDAEKDIAKYEEKERFLDEFGAHLGRLVRSDRHVVVGGDWNIAHAEADIKNWKGNLKSPGFLPHERAWVGGLLETGWHDVTRELYPGESGPYSWWSWRGKAFDNDSGWRIDYQLTNRSLAERAVKATVDRAAAYDLRWSDHAPVTVVYE; encoded by the coding sequence GTGCCACTCTCCCTCTCCACGGTCAACGTCAACGGAATCCGCGCGGCGGTCAAGCATCGTTCCGAGACCAACCGCGGCTTCCTGCCCTGGTTGGAGGACTCGTCGCTCGATGTCGTGCTGCTGCAGGAGGTGCGGGCGAGTGGAGACCTCGCCCGGGACGCCCTCGCCCCTGCCCTCGACGCCGGATGGCATCTCACGATGAGTGAGTCGTCGGTCAAGGGGCACGCCGGTGTCGGCGTGCTGACACGCACCGAGCCGGCCGCCGTCCGTTTCGGTTTCGGAAGTGCGGAGTTCGACGACCTGGGCCGCTACCTCGAGGTCGACCTCGACACCGACCTCGGGCCGGTGACCGCGGCCAGTCTGTACCTGCCGAAGGGTGCGGCGCTCACCGACGCCGAGAAGGACATCGCCAAGTACGAGGAGAAGGAGCGGTTCCTCGACGAGTTCGGCGCCCACCTCGGTCGGCTCGTCCGCAGCGACCGCCACGTCGTCGTCGGCGGCGACTGGAACATCGCCCACGCCGAGGCGGACATCAAGAACTGGAAGGGCAACCTGAAGAGCCCGGGCTTCTTGCCGCATGAGCGCGCGTGGGTGGGTGGTCTCCTGGAAACCGGTTGGCACGACGTCACCCGGGAGCTCTATCCCGGTGAGAGCGGCCCGTACTCGTGGTGGTCGTGGCGCGGCAAGGCGTTCGACAACGACTCCGGCTGGCGGATCGACTACCAGCTCACCAACCGTTCACTGGCCGAGCGTGCGGTGAAGGCCACGGTCGATAGGGCTGCTGCATACGACCTGCGCTGGTCCGATCACGCGCCGGTCACCGTCGTCTACGAGTGA
- a CDS encoding YhjD/YihY/BrkB family envelope integrity protein, which produces MSSVVDSGKSLATRAKSFYEDRRERWLWLDHLLRTVDRYNDRRGNLYAASISFNGILALVPIIMVAFAVAGFVLARQPEMLQSIQDAVVEKMPGQLGVQVSDIITSAIDSRTTVGVVGLFGAAFTGIGWISGVRAGMTEMWGGRVQRNAIMSKVWDLVVFAGLGVAFAVTMAITALGNSGLTQTVLGWVALDDASWAPILVRVVSIAVSILATWALFTFVMARLPLVQLPFRNTLKAGLITAVAFEVVKTAGGLYLQSVLSSPAGVAFGPILGVMVFAYLASRIVLYAAAWCATDPANAEFQVEEDPDAELHRPVVISPTVEVNPTPRPAALVAAAGVGAGISVLIGWLSSRAR; this is translated from the coding sequence GTGAGTTCGGTGGTCGATTCGGGGAAGTCGCTCGCCACGCGGGCAAAATCGTTCTACGAGGACCGGCGCGAACGCTGGCTGTGGCTAGACCATCTTCTCCGAACCGTCGATCGCTACAACGACCGCCGCGGCAACCTGTACGCCGCGAGCATCAGCTTCAACGGCATCCTCGCGCTCGTCCCGATCATCATGGTCGCGTTCGCGGTCGCCGGCTTCGTGCTGGCTCGGCAGCCGGAGATGTTGCAGAGCATCCAGGACGCCGTCGTGGAGAAGATGCCGGGGCAGCTCGGCGTCCAGGTGTCCGACATCATCACCTCCGCCATCGACTCCCGCACGACGGTGGGCGTGGTGGGTTTGTTCGGTGCCGCGTTCACCGGCATCGGCTGGATCTCGGGCGTGCGCGCCGGGATGACCGAGATGTGGGGCGGGCGGGTACAGCGCAACGCGATCATGTCGAAGGTGTGGGACCTGGTGGTCTTCGCCGGACTCGGCGTCGCCTTCGCCGTGACGATGGCAATCACGGCGCTGGGCAACTCGGGTCTCACGCAGACGGTGCTGGGGTGGGTGGCTCTCGACGATGCGTCGTGGGCGCCGATCCTCGTCCGTGTGGTGTCGATCGCCGTGTCGATCCTCGCCACCTGGGCGTTGTTCACCTTCGTCATGGCCCGACTCCCGTTGGTGCAGTTGCCTTTCCGCAACACACTCAAGGCCGGGCTGATCACCGCGGTCGCCTTCGAGGTCGTCAAGACGGCCGGCGGCCTCTACCTCCAGTCGGTGCTGAGCAGCCCGGCTGGAGTGGCGTTCGGTCCGATCCTCGGTGTCATGGTGTTCGCGTACCTCGCATCGCGCATCGTGCTCTACGCGGCCGCCTGGTGCGCGACCGATCCGGCGAACGCCGAGTTCCAGGTCGAGGAGGACCCGGACGCGGAACTGCATCGACCCGTGGTCATCTCGCCGACCGTCGAGGTCAACCCGACGCCGCGCCCGGCGGCACTCGTAGCCGCCGCGGGCGTCGGTGCGGGGATCAGCGTGTTGATCGGGTGGTTGTCGAGTCGAGCGCGCTGA
- a CDS encoding D-alanyl-D-alanine carboxypeptidase family protein, protein MTSGWTRRTSSALVAALLGLMLCVNAAGSAGVGRAGAVPVPTGAPPAFTTPVTDHCPHKIGTPPAVDESEVVAPGSTTPSPLPVPTPAIGGEDLGYCGVVADPAAGPVPPRLTSAGWLIADLDSGNVIAAKDPHGRYRPASTIKVLLALIVLDELDLDATVVPTAEDWGTEGDSCGMGPGGRYSVRDLLTGLLMVSGNDCANALARELGGVETTLEKMNERARELGAADTRAASPSGLDAAGMSSSPYDLALIYREAMAQETFRELIAKPTFRFPGYPRRPDVPGDKDHPAYDMYSSNRLLVDGYPGMLGGKTGYTDDARKTYVGAAERDGRRILVVQMYGLSVEADMYWDQAREMFEYGFRADPNISVGRLVESSGEAVETTAPHAASSADSHLASTGSDAASPISVRILIGLLAALAAVVLLLVGLRLFGRR, encoded by the coding sequence GTGACCTCGGGGTGGACTCGCCGGACCTCATCGGCGCTCGTCGCCGCCCTGCTCGGGCTGATGCTGTGCGTGAACGCCGCAGGTTCGGCCGGTGTCGGACGGGCCGGTGCCGTCCCCGTCCCGACCGGTGCACCGCCGGCCTTCACGACGCCCGTCACCGATCACTGTCCGCACAAGATCGGTACCCCACCGGCCGTCGACGAATCCGAGGTCGTGGCACCCGGTTCGACGACCCCGTCCCCGCTGCCGGTCCCCACTCCGGCGATCGGGGGTGAGGACCTCGGGTACTGCGGTGTCGTCGCCGACCCCGCCGCGGGCCCCGTTCCCCCTCGACTGACCTCGGCCGGGTGGCTGATCGCCGACCTCGACTCGGGCAACGTGATCGCGGCCAAGGATCCGCACGGACGGTACCGGCCGGCGTCGACGATCAAGGTGCTGCTCGCGCTCATCGTGCTCGACGAACTAGACCTCGACGCGACGGTCGTCCCGACCGCGGAGGACTGGGGTACCGAAGGTGACTCCTGCGGGATGGGGCCCGGCGGTCGCTACTCCGTCCGCGACCTGCTGACCGGACTGCTCATGGTGTCGGGCAACGACTGCGCCAACGCCCTCGCGCGCGAACTCGGCGGTGTGGAGACCACGCTGGAGAAGATGAACGAACGCGCCCGCGAGCTGGGCGCCGCCGACACCCGCGCGGCCAGCCCGTCGGGTCTCGACGCCGCCGGGATGTCCTCCTCGCCGTACGACCTCGCCCTGATCTACCGGGAAGCCATGGCACAGGAGACCTTCCGGGAGTTGATCGCCAAGCCCACCTTCCGGTTCCCCGGGTATCCCCGCCGACCCGATGTGCCCGGCGACAAGGACCATCCGGCGTACGACATGTACAGCAGCAACCGCCTTCTGGTGGACGGTTATCCGGGCATGCTCGGCGGCAAGACCGGATACACCGACGACGCCCGCAAGACCTACGTCGGCGCGGCCGAACGCGACGGACGCCGCATCCTCGTCGTCCAGATGTACGGACTGTCGGTCGAAGCCGACATGTACTGGGACCAGGCGCGGGAGATGTTCGAGTACGGATTCCGGGCCGACCCGAACATCTCGGTCGGACGCCTCGTCGAATCATCCGGCGAGGCAGTCGAAACCACCGCACCGCACGCCGCGTCGTCGGCGGACTCCCACCTCGCGAGCACGGGTTCCGACGCCGCCTCCCCCATCTCGGTCCGCATCCTCATCGGACTCCTCGCAGCCCTCGCCGCCGTGGTCCTGTTGCTGGTGGGATTGAGGCTCTTCGGGCGTAGGTGA
- a CDS encoding Lrp/AsnC family transcriptional regulator — protein MVDPASTPLDATAKKIIELLQADGRSSYASIGKQVGLSEAAVRNRVQKLSESGLMQIVAVTDPLKLGFARQAMIGIRCVGDTQALAQHLAEHSEIDYVLLTAGSFDILIEVVCENDDHLLEILNKKVRVHPEVVATETLVYLKLVKQQYNWGTR, from the coding sequence GTGGTAGACCCTGCATCCACACCGTTGGACGCGACCGCGAAGAAGATCATCGAACTGTTGCAGGCCGATGGTCGGAGCAGCTATGCGTCGATCGGCAAGCAAGTCGGTCTCTCGGAGGCCGCCGTCCGCAATCGGGTCCAGAAGCTCAGCGAGAGCGGACTCATGCAGATCGTCGCGGTCACCGATCCCCTCAAGCTCGGGTTCGCCCGACAGGCGATGATCGGAATCCGCTGTGTCGGCGACACCCAGGCGCTCGCGCAACATCTCGCCGAACACTCCGAGATCGACTACGTCCTGCTGACCGCGGGATCGTTCGACATTTTGATCGAGGTCGTCTGCGAGAACGACGACCATCTCCTGGAGATCCTGAACAAGAAGGTGCGCGTGCACCCGGAGGTCGTCGCCACCGAGACCCTCGTCTACCTCAAACTCGTCAAACAGCAATACAACTGGGGAACCAGATGA